One bacterium genomic region harbors:
- the ruvC gene encoding crossover junction endodeoxyribonuclease RuvC, whose translation MVIIGIDPGTATTGFGVIEVDGHTRRAIDYGVISTDKSLEHAKRLQILYRDLQHLLNKHAPSIAGVEKLYFSTNVTTAMKVGEARGVVLLALQQAGVLVHEFTPLQIKQATTGYGRAKKPQMQQMVQRLLGLDAIPKPDDAADALAIALAAA comes from the coding sequence ATGGTTATTATTGGTATCGATCCCGGCACGGCGACGACGGGTTTCGGCGTGATAGAAGTTGATGGACACACGCGTCGCGCGATTGATTATGGAGTGATTTCGACTGACAAGTCTCTCGAACACGCCAAGCGTCTGCAGATTTTGTACCGGGACTTACAGCATTTACTGAACAAGCACGCACCGAGTATCGCCGGGGTAGAGAAACTGTATTTTTCGACCAATGTGACGACGGCCATGAAGGTCGGTGAGGCACGCGGTGTGGTGCTGCTTGCCTTACAACAGGCAGGTGTATTAGTGCATGAGTTTACGCCATTGCAAATTAAGCAGGCTACCACGGGTTATGGTCGGGCAAAGAAGCCGCAGATGCAGCAGATGGTACAACGCCTTCTGGGGCTCGATGCAATACCGAAGCCCGATGATGCTGCTGACGCACTAGCTATAGCCCTAGCTGCAGCATAA